Sequence from the Hamadaea flava genome:
CATGCCCGCGGGATCGTCGCTGTCCGCGATGGTCCCGGCCACGACCAGCTCCCGGTGCGGGACCAGGCGGGTCATCAACTGGCCTCGGTCGAACACCGGATAGTGGGTCGCCACGACCACGTCGCGCGCGGTCACCGTGTGGCCGGTCTCCGTGGTCACCCGGCAGTCACGATCCTCCGCCAGACCGACCACACGGGTACGCTCAAAGATCATCCCGCCGTGGGCGACGAGGTCGGCGGCGAGCCTGAGCAGGTATTTGCGTGGATGGAACTGGGCCTGCCCGTCCACCCGGACCGCGCCGGCGATCGGGAACGGCAGCGCGGTGGTCGTGACGAACTGTGCCGGGAGTCCTGCGTCGGCCGCCGCCTCGGCCTCGGCCCGCACCGCCTCGACGCCGTCGTCCTCGGTCACATACGTGTACGCCGGACGGATCTCCAGGTCGCAGTCGATCCCCAGCTCGGCGACGACCTCATGGACGCGGCCGAGGGCGTCCTGCTGAGACGTCGCGTAGTGCCGAGCCGCGTCGGCCCCCAGGTCGCCGCTGAGCCGGTCATAGATGAGCGTATGCAGCGAGGTCAGTTTCCCGGTGGTGTAGCCGGTGGTGTTGGCGACGATCCGGTCGGCCTCCAGCAGAGCTACCGAGCGCCCGGTCCTGGCCAGTTCCCACGCCGTGCTGATGCCGACGATGCCCGCACCGATCACGGCGACGTCGACCTGGATGTCCTCACTGAGCGCCGGGTAGCCGGTCGCCGTGGTGGAGTCCATCCAATACGACTCGGCCCGGCCGGGCATGACGGTCATGTGCCGGCCGGTACCCCGATCTGGCCGGGCTACTCCGCGCGTACCAGCCTGCTTGCCGGGTATCCGCCTCATCAGACGCAGCGAAGCTGCGCCCGGAACGGAGGGGTGTGCCATGTCCGAGCCACAACAACAGCCTCCAGGTCTGCTGACCGCGATGCGAACCAAGCCCGATCACGGCGAGGACTCGTATCGTGGCTCCGGCCGTCTGGTGGGGAAGAAGGCGATCATCACCGGCGGTGACAGCGGCATCGGCCGGGCGGTCGCGATCGCCTTCGCCCGGGAAGGCGCCGACGTGCTGATCGCGTACCTGAGTGAGGATGAGGATGCCCGAGACACGGCGAGACTGGTCGAGGAGACGGGGCGGCGTGCGGTCCTGGTCGCCGGGGATCTGGCCGATCGCGGGCAGTGCGAGCAGGTCGTCGCCACCGCCGTGGACGCCTTCGGGGACATCGACGTGCTGGTGAACAACGCGGCGTTCCAGATGACGCACGAGACGATCGAGGAGATCACCGACGAGGAATGGACGCGGACGTTCGACATCAACATCACCGCGATGTTCCGATTGGTGAAGGCAGCCATGCCGCACATGGGCGCCGGCGGGTCGATCATCAATACGAGTTCCATCAACTCCGACATGCCCCGGCCGACACTGCTGCCGTACGCGACGACCAAGGGCGCGATCGCGAACTTCACCGCCGGGCTGGCGCAGTTGCTGGGTGATCGCGGAATCCGGGTCAACGCGGTGGCTCCCGGCCCGATCTGGACGCCGCTGATTCCGTCCACGATGCCACCGGTGCAGGTCGAGGAGTTCGGCAAGAACTCGCCGCTGGGCCGGCCCGGCCAGCCTGCCGAGGTGGCCCCGGCGTACGTGCTGCTGGCCTCGGACGAGGCAAGCTACATGTCGGGTGCGCTCATCCCGGTCACCGGCGGGAAACCGATCTTGTGAGCACTCGCCGCCGCGCCTTCAGCGGCGGCGCTTCAAAGCGGGCAGCCCCGTACCCAGCCGGATCAGCGACCATGCCAGCCGCGTGATCGCTTCACCCGGGAGGACGGTCAATGCTCGGAGCCGGAGAACGGCTGCGGCGGGTCCTGATCCTCACGCGGATCGGAGTTCGGCTCTTGGTCTTCGCGCTCACGGGCCAGATCGCGTTCGGTCTGCTCCTGCTGGTGCTGGAGTTGCGGATCGTCGTGCGGCCCGGCGACGAGGGTCGCCTGCTGCTCCGGTTCCTGGTCGTCCCGGTCCGGTCGTTGCCTGCGGTCAGTCATGAGATCACGCGGTACCCCATGATCCACCGCCGCAAACCGTGATCATGACCGCCACCCGCTCAAGATCGGCTCAGGTTTGCACCCGGCCGTGCGGGGAATACCTCGATCAGAGGGAGGGATCGAGATTATGGAATTCATTCTGTGGCTCCTGGCGGTCATCCTGGTGGTGTCCGGCGTGGTGGCGTTGGTACGCCGCCAGTTCCTGTGGGGCATCGTCCTCATTGTCGTGGGCCTGCTGGTCGGGCCGGGCGGCGTCAGCATCTTCACGTGACGGCCACTGAGCACACACCCCTGATGCGCAACTGAGGCGTTCGCATCCAGGCTGGGCAGGCTGGACTCGGTGAGGAATCGGGAAGGGCTTCGCCTACCTGGATGCGAACGGCCGAACGACTCGCGCCGTGCCCGCCTAGCCGCGATCAGAACGGGTATCAACGCCGCGTGACGGATCGTATTTCGGACATCTGGGGCGATAGAACACCGTACGCACAGGGCGGCGAGTGGCCTGACCGCGTCGACATCCACCTCCTCGACGGGGTCCGCCCGGACGAGGTCCGGTGGGTCCAGTCGGCGTGCGTGCTGTGCTCCAACGGCTGCGGGATGGACACCGGCGTACGCGACGGGAAGATCGTCGGAGTGCGGGGGCGGGCCGTCGATCGGGTCAACCATGGCCGGCTCGGCCCGAAGGGGCTGTTCGGCTGGCAGGCGAACGCCGCAGCGGATCGGCTGACGACGCCGCAGATCCGTCGCGACGGGCGCCTCGTCGACGCGAGCTGGGACGAGGCGATGACCCTGGTCGCCGACCGGTCCCGGCAGATCCTGGCCGAGTCCGGGCCGCTGGCCATGGGTTTCTACACCAGCGGTCAGCTGTTCCTGGAGGATTACTACGCGCTGGCGGTGCTGGCCCGCGGCGGCATCGGCACGCCACACCTGGACGGCAACACTCGCCTGTGCACGGCGACCGCCGGAGCCGCCTTGAAGGAGTCCTTCGGCTGCGACGGCGACCCGGGCTCGCTCACCGACATCGACGCCTGCGACACCCTGTTCGCGGTCGGCCACAACCTGGCCGAGACCCAGACCGTCCTGTGGATGCGACTGCTGGACCGGCTGCACGGTCCGGACCGGCCGAAGCTGGTGGTCGTCGATCCACGCCGGACGAAGGTCGCCGAACTGGCCGACGTGCACCTGGCGATTCGCAGCGGCACCAACGTCGCCCTGCTCAACGCGATCCAGCACGAGCTGATCGAGCACGACTGGATCGACCACGAGTTCGTCGACAGCCACACCGTCGAGGTCGACCGGCTGTCCAAGATGGTCGCGGCGTACCCGCCGGAGCAGGCCGCGCAGATCTGCGGTGTCGACGCGGCCGACATCCGGCGCGCAGCCGAAGTGATCGGCTCAGCCGAGCGCCTGGTGAGCACCTGCCTGCAGGGGGTGTACCAGTCGCATCAGGCGACCGCGGCCGCGTGCCAGGTCAACAACATCACGCTGCTGCGCGGGATGATCGGCAAGCCAGGCTGCACGGTGTTCCAGATGAACGGCCAGCCGACCGCCGAGAACACGCGCGAGACCGGAGCCAACGGCGACCTGACCGCGATGCGCAACTGGCAGAACCCGGCGCACATCGCCGAACTCGCCCGGCTCTGGGGCGTGCCCGAGCAGCAGATCCCCAGCTGGGGGCCGCCGACACACGTCATGCAGATCCTCCGGTACGCCGAACAGGGCTCGCTGCGATTCCTGTGGGTGACCGGCACCAACCCCATGGTGTCGCTGCCCGATCTGGCCCGCATCGGCGACATCCTGCGACGGCCGGAGCTTTTCCTCGTCGTCACCGACGCCTTCCCGACCGAGACCACCGAGCTGGCCGACGTCGTGCTCCCAGCGGCGTTGTGGGGCGAGAAGACCGGCACGTTCACGAACTATGACCGCACCGTGCACCTGTCGGAGCAGGCGGTCGAACCGCCCGGTCAGGCCCGGTCCGACCTGGCGATCTTCCTCGACTACGCCGAACGTCTGGGCTTGAACCGGACCGACGGCAGCCCACTGCTGCCCTGGCGTACGCCGCAAGAGGTGTTCGACGCGTTCGCCGAGGCGACCCGCGGAAGGCTGTGCGACTACACCGGGCTCAGCTACGACAAGCTGCGCGGCGGCAGCGGCGTCCAATGGCCGTGCGACGCCGACCACCCCGACGGCACCGAACGGCTCTACACCGATCACACGTTCTGGTCCGGCGTCGACGTCTGCGAGGACTATGGGCACGATCTGCTCACCGGCGCGACCCAGGAACGCAAGGACTACGCCGCGCTGCACACCGAAGGGCGGGCGATCTTCAAAGCCGCCGACTACGTCGAGCCGGCCGAGCCGGTGAACGACGACTATCCGCTGCTGTTCACGACCGGCCGCACTGCGTACCACTTCCACACCCGGACGAAGACCGCACGCGCGCCGGAACTCCAGCACGCGGCGCCCGAGGCCTGGGTGGAGATCTCGCCCGCGGACGCCGCTCAGCTCGGGGTGGCCGAAGGAGATCTCGTCGCGGTCGAGTCGCGACGCGGCCGCATGCAGGCGCGGGCGCGCGTCAGCGGCGTGCGCGAGGGGGTGGTCTTCGCTCCGTTCCACTACGGATCGCGGGCCGGCGTCGGCCACGCGGCCAACGCGGTCACCCAGCCCACCTGGGATCCGGTCTCGAAACAGCCCCTGTTCAAGACGGCGGCGGTACGCCTGGAGAAGCTCGCGGATTCCGGCGGCGTCCCGGCGCCGGCGCCGTTGACGACCGCCTCAGCGCCGGTGGAGGTGACCGCATGAAGCTGGCCCAGACCATCGAAGACGTGTACGCGGCCGAGACGGGCCTGGCCCGGCAGTTGTTGAGTCTGTCGGCACGGCACGTCGCCGACCCCGACGTGTACGCGATGGGCCGCACCCTGGCGAAGAAGTGCGCCGAGCATCTGGACACGCTGACTCCGCACGCACAGCGCCACGGGGCACCGGCCGCGCCGAAGGATCTCTCCGCTGACTTGACGCCTCGCGCGCTGGACGACGCGGTCGAGATCGTCCCGGCGGCCGGTCTACATCTGCTGCACGATCTGCGGCGGCTCTACCCGATCGCGCACGAGGCCGAGCTGAACTGGGTGATCCTGCTCCAAGGCGCACTGGCCATCCGCGACACCGAACTCGTCGACGTCCTCCGCCCGATTCAGGAGGAGGCTCAACATCGCTGGCAGTGGCTGCGTACCCGGATCAAGGACGCCAGCCCCCAAGTGCTCGCGATGGGATGACCATGAGCCTCGGACTGTCCTATCTCACCTTGACCCGGCTGCGCGAACGGGCCGGATCCGACGCCGTCCGCCTGCCGATTCCCGGCTTCTACGCGATCGGCGGCCCGGACGCCGCCGAGGTCTTCTACAACGCGGCCCGGTTCGACCGGCAGGGAGTCCTTCCCGGGCCGGTCAAGAAGACGCTGTTCGGCGAGAACGGAATCCACGGTCTCGACGGCCGGCCGCATCAGGCACGCAAGGGCCTGTTCCTGGCGGTCAACACTCCGGAGTCGGTCGCCCGCCTGCTCGAGCTGACCGGGGCCGCCTGGCATGCCGCGTTACGGCATCGGCGTCAGTTGGTGCTGTTCGACGAGGCGGCCCGCGTGCTGACCGCTGCCGCCTGTGGCTGGGCCGGAGCGCCGATCCCCGCAGCAGGAGTGGACGAACTGGCTCGCAATCTGGTCGCCATGGTCGACGGCTTCGCGACCCTCGGCCCCCGCCACGTGCTGGCCCGCCTGGCCCGGCGGCGGACCGAACTGTGGGCCGGCCACGTGATCGACGACGTCCGGCGGGGCAACCTCCGGCCGCCGTCCGGCTCGGCGACTGCGATCATCGCCGCTGACCCGACGTTGGATCGGGCCACCGCCGCCGTCGAGCTGCTCAACGTCGTACGCCCGACGGTCGCCGTGAGCTGGATGATCGCGTACGCCGCCCATGCGCTGCACACCATGCCCCAGTGGCGGCGCCGACTCGCCGACGGTGACCCCGGCGACGCCGGCGACTTCGCCGACGAGGTACGCCGCATGTACCCGTTCACCCCGTTCCTCGCCGCCCGCGTACGCACCGGCTTCCGCTGGCACGACCTGGACTTCCCGGCTGATGCCACGGTCCTGCTCGACGTGTACGGAATCGACCACGACCCGCGCGTGTTCCCGAATCCCGATGTCTTCGATCCCGACCGCTACCGGCAGCGGCCGCCTGGACTGTTCGATCTGATCCCACAGGGCGCGGGCGACCGCGAAACCGGGCACCGCTGTCCGGGCGAACCGGTGACCCGGGCGATCATCGAGCAGACCTCGACCATCCTCGCCCGGTCCACCTACCAGATGCCACCGCAGGATCTGACGATCAACCTGCGGCGGATACCGGCCCGCCCGGCCAGCGGCGTCCGAATCACGCCGGTCAGGCCTTGGCCGACATCAGCGCCAGCGGATCGGCCGGCGCCTTCGCCTTCGCCGCCGACATCTGCTCACCCAGCTCGCTGAGCCGATTACGCCCGAGCGTCTTGCGCACCTCGGGGAACCATTCCTGCTCCTCTTCCTCGACGTGATGCTCCACGTTCTCGATCAGCACCGTGACCTTCGCGTCGAACGTCTCGTCGGCCGGGTCGAGCTTCGCCAGCTCCGCCAACAACCACGCGACGACGTGGTGTTCCTCGACCGATTCCAGGACGTGCTCGTCGTTGCCGGGAACCTCGGCTCGCGCCGCCGGATAGAAAATCGTCTCCTCGATGAACGCATGGGTCGTCAGCTCATGGATGATCTTGTCCACCAGTGCCCGCTTCTGCGCCGGCGAAGCGTCCTCGTGGATCCGCTCGTACTCCCGGAACAGCCGCTTGACCGCCTTGTGATCCTCTTTCAGCAGTACGATCCCATCCACAGTGGGCCCCTTGCCTCGATTCGTCCATCCCGCGCACGCGGGCTGCGACGGTGATGCCCGCCCGATGCGAGCCCAAACCCCCACCCCTTACCCGGTCTTCCGGCGACGGCATGGGCCACTGGTCGGCGGGCTGGGCGCCCACGATTTGCCGATACGCGGTTTACCGTGCAGGATCTGCGAGTAGGATCCATAAACAAAGATCAATTCCGTAGCTGGAATCCTCGAGATCCCATCCGCATCGACGTTGGGCGCCCATGACCCAGTTGACCGTTCATCCGTACGCCCGGGGCTCAGATGTGCGCCACGTCGCGATGGCCGGCGAGGTGGACATCAGCACCTGCGCGCAGTTCGCCACCGGCATCACCGACGCCATCCGGCACCCCGAGGTGAACCATGTCGTGGTCGACCTGGATGACGTCACCTTCATCGATGCCCAAGCGGTCCACGCCCTGATGAGATGCCGCTGGGCGGCCGCCCGTCACGGAACGACCCTGACCGTCGCCAACGCTCATGACATCGTCGAACGCGTGCTGGCGGTGACCGGCGTCATGAACGGTGTGACCGACCCCGATGCGAGCGACGACGTGGCGGACCTCGACCCGGACGGCGCCTGACCGGCTCGGCGTCGCCCAGAGTGTCCGCCTGCGGCGGGGCCCGAGCGGCTCAGTGTCCGATGTAGTCGGTTCCGTTCCACTGGTAGCTCGTGTGGTGGATGGTGCCGCCGGCGCAGTCCGGTTCGCAGTCGTTGAGCGCCGAGTCGATCTCGAAACGCCCGTCGTGGTTGGTGTCGACCACGCTCGCGCTGTAGAACCGCTGCGCGTAGTCGCCCGGTGCCGGCAGGGTCTGGTAGGTGTCGAACCCGGCCGGGCTCGGGTTGAGGATGATGACGCCGTTGAGCCGGCCGGGGTCGTAGTTGAGGAAGATGTGCCCGGTGTTGTCGCGGGCCGGGCTGTTGGGGGCCAGCCGGTACCAGTAGCCGGCCCGGTGCTGCCAGCGGACCTTGCCGGCGCCGTCGATCACGGTGATGTACGCCTCGCCGACGCCGACCTCGTTCGGCAGCGTGGTGAACAGCAGACTGTGCCCCCACGCCGGATGGTCGAACCAGACCTGGCCGGTCACCGTACAGGCGGCCGAGCAGGCCCCCAGACGGCGCAGTTGATCACCAGAGGGGACGGCGGCGTACCCGGCGAGCCGGCGGATCTCGTCGGCCACGACGCGGGCGGCCTTCGGGTCGCCCCAGTCACCGGGCAGGTAGTCGGCGAACTTCAGCAGGTACTCGGCCGGGCAGGTTTTCATCGGCTCGATCGCCGTGCGGGCGGACGAACGCCATTGGGAGAACTGCCAGAGCTCCTTGTTCTTGTCGGCGAAGGTGTCCTGCAGGGCGAGGTTGCGATAAAGCCGGTTGGAGTCGGTGTCCCGGTCGGTGCACGACGGCTTCCACTCGCCGAGCTTCTGCGGCTTTCCGTCGCCGCGTACGCTGAACATGAGCGGCCCGACGAGGGTCTCGGCGAGCTGATCGGACAGATAGAACAGCAGATCGGCGTACGCGAGGATCTTGCAGGCTTGGGCGAGCTGGTGGATCAACCGGTCGCCGCGGGCGATCGTCTGCGCGGTGGCGCCGGGGTTGCTGCGGATGATCTGTTGTTCCAGCGATTCCAGGCGTGCTCCGAACTCGCTGTCGGGCCGGACGATCTCGGCGGCGCAGCCGGTGACGGCCTGCACGACGGCCCGCACGATCGCGTCCACTTTCCGTTCGGGCCGGTCGAGCGCCTGCTTGCCACCGCATTCGAACAGCGCCTGCAGCAGGGCGTTGATCAATGGATTGTCGCTGCCACCGACGGGGATCTGATCGAACACGTACGCGACCGCGTCGGTGAGCACCGTCCGAAAGTCGACGACGCCGGTGGCGGTCTGCATCTGGCTGCCCGCTCCGGCCGGTCGGCCGATGCCGACCGCGACTTCGTGCGTGGGCGGCAGCAGATAGCTGGTGTCGGAGTCGAAGACGTCATGTGCGGTGCGGTAGATGACGGCTTTGGGGCCGAACTCTTCCCGTCCTGCCCAGGTCCACGCCCACGCGGCGTCCTTCGGGGTGAGTGTGAGCCGCTGAGTGAACGAGCGGTTGTTCGCCACGCGGGCGGTGACGATGTCGTCGCGGTCCGGTTCGAAGCACACGCGTAGCGCGGCGGCGGACAGGTCCTCGTCCGGATCGACCACGCCACGGACCCAGCCCGGCAACGGCTTGCCGTTGCAGTGCGGCGCGTCGACCCGCTTTCCGGCGATCTGCCCGGTCCACTGGCTGGCACTGGCGGCCCAGTCCCAGAAGGAGAACTCGCTGACGGTGGCGGTCAGGACGTCGCCGTCGACCGTCAACTGCGGACCGGCGACCTTCCACATCCGGCTGTCGGGATCCCACCGGGTCAACACGGCCGAGGCCCGCTGGCGGGCGGTCAGCGCCCCCGCCTTCCACCGTAGGGTCGCCGGCTTGGCCAGGGGCTGACTGTGTTCCACGCCGATGGGGCGGCCGAAGATCTCCCCGTCGTGCGCGCCGATCGACTCGACCGATAACACGGTGACGGTCTCGCCGCTGGGCACGGCTCCGGCCGGGATCACGATCGTGACGTCGCCGTTGTCGACCGTGCCGCCGTCCGGCCCGATCTTCGTCGGCTTGCCGGTCACCTGAGGCGCTGGGTCCGTCTGCGCCTGGCCGCGGTCGCGATGAGTCCACCACCAGCCGCCCGCGCCGCCCGCGATGACCACTGCCAGCGCCGTCACGACGATCAGAACCTGTTTGGTACGCACGCGTCCTCCAGCCGAGCCGTCTCCGCCGTGTGTCATCGACTGTCTCATCGACTGTGGATGGCACCTGGCGTATCGCCGAGGCTAGGAACGCCGGACGGGACGGCGCCTCCCCCACTTGTACTGCGGCGACGACGGAAACCGGACAGTCAGCGGAGCGCCCGTAGGCTGGCCCGGTGATCCACCCACCCCTGCCGATCGACCTCTCCCCACCGTTGCCGCTGGCCGGGTCCGTGAAGGCGAACGGATGAACACGCAGCTGGCACCGCCCCAACGAGCCGAACCCGACACGACCGCACCTGCGCCGTCGCGCCTGACGCGATGGTGCGCCCACATCGTGAAGTCGCGCTGGTTCGACTTGACGATCGTCGTCGTCATCGGCGTCAACGCCCTGCTCCTCGGCGTGGAGACCTACCCCCATGACGGATCGCTCGGCCAGTTGCTGCGGACGCTGGAGTGGTGTTTCCGCGCCGTGTTCGTCATCGAGATCGCCATCCGGGTGCTGGCGTATGGCCGCCGGCCTCAGGACTTCCTCCGCCACGGGTGGAACGTCTTCGATTTGGTGGTGATCGCCGCCGCGTTCGTTCCCGGTCTGCACGGCGAGTCGGCCGCCCTGCGGGTGATCCGCATCGCCCGAGTGCTTCGCCTCGTACGCTTCTCCCCCGGGCTACGCGTCATCGTCGTCGCCCTGCTGCGGAGCCTGCCTGGGATCGGCGGGTTCTTCGCGCTGGCTCTGGTGTCGCTCTACGTCTACGGCATGGCCGGGTGGCTCATCTTCGGCGAGGCGTACCCCGAGCAGTACGGCACGATCGGCCGCGCCGTGCTCACCCTGTTCGTGCTGCTGTCCCTGGAGAACCTGCCGGACCTGATCCAGCAGGGTGTGGAGCTGTCACCATGGACGCTCGTCTATTACATCAGCTATGTGATCGTGACGGCTCACCTGCTGCTGAACATCCTGATCGCGGTGCTCGTGAACTCCATGGAGGAAGCCCGCCGGCTGGAGATGACCGAGCGGATGGCCGTCGACGAGAACCGTGACGGCGTACCGGACGAGATCGATCGGATCATGGTGAGCCAACGGCTCGACGACCTGCGCTCGCTCGTGGCCGACCTCGAACGGGAGTTGAAGATCCACCGCAAGGACGGGCGGCCGGAGCCATAGTCTCAGTGCGGCGGACGCATTCCCGCGCCGCCGATGGCTTCCCCGGCGGTGCACGAGAGTTCGCCCGGCTGGAGGTAAACCGTTGCCGGCCGCCACGCTTCAGTCTTGACGGGTGCGATGCGGATGAGGCGGCAGTCGTAAGAGTGTCCGAAGGTGCGATCGGCTCGCAGCGCCACCCCGACATAGCCGTCTCGGACGAGGACGTCGACGCGCACACGCTGGTCCAACGCAAGCTTCGACAGAATCTCCCGTACGCCCGCCTCGTCGGTGGCCTTGGCGAAGCTCTGCTGGAGGGATTCCGGATCGGGCAGCTTCGGCTCGGGCGCCAGCGGCGGATACGTCATCGGTGCGACCGCGGGGCAGGGCACCTGTTTCGGCTTATGAGCCTCGTATCGGGTGATGCGGACGTCGTAGCAGAACTCGTACGCCGGCCCGTCCTCACGGTCGGGCTCCCACCATCCCGCGTCCGCCACCCCGACGACCTTGATCGTGATGGTGACGCCTTGCTTCGTCCCGGTATCGCTGCCGGCGACGGCGAGCAAGGTGGCATCGTCGCGCCCGGTCACGCGCCGCCCGATCTCCTCGGCGGTCTGGACCGGGTTGAACGTTCCGTGCGCCGCTTCGCCGACCTGCGAAGCCTTCGTCGCTGCGTCGCTCTCGGCCCGATCCTCGGCCGACGAGCAACCGGCCAGGGCGGCCGTAGCGAGCAGACCTGTCAAGGAAACACGAAGGGCCCGGTGCATACCGTCAGGATCCCGGGTGGCGGAGCCCACGAGCATCGTCACTCTTACTCAACTTCGGCTGAGTAGATCAGCGCCGCCGGGCCAGAGTCCGTCTGTCTGCGTAGGGAACCGCACGGTCACCGCCAGACCGCCACCGGGGTTCGGCACGGCCGTGATCGTGGCGTCGTGGGCGCGTGCGATGGCGGCCACGATCGACAGGCCCAGACCAGTGCTGTCGGCCGATCCGGTTCGCTCCGGGTGCAGCCTGCGGAACGGTTCGAAGAGTTCGCCAACACGATCGTCGGGAACGTCCGGGCCAGTGTTGCGAACAGTGAGGCCCGTAGTGGGCTCGACATTGATGTCCGCCACTCCGCCGGGCTGGTTGTAGCGGATCGCGTTGTGCAGCAGGTTGGCGGCCAGCCGATGCAGCAGAACGGGGTCGCCGTCCACCGTGACCGGTTCCAGCTGCCGCCGGATCTGGACGCCTCCGGCCGGGGTCTCGCCGATCACCCGGCGTACCAGGATGTCGAGGCGGACCTGTTCCCTCGTCTCCAGACCGTTGTCGCCCTGGGCGAGGATGAGCAGACTGTCGATCAGCCGCTCGCTGCGGCGATTGACCTCCAGCAGCTCCTCGCGTACTCGAGCGAGCCGTTCGGGCGAAGGATCGTCCAGACCGATCTCGATCGCTGTCCGTTGGATCGCCAGCGGCGTACGCAGCTCGTGCGCGGCGTTCGCGATGAACCGGCGTTGACTGTCCGCGGATCGTTGGAGCCGGTCCAGCATGCTGTCGAAGGTGTCGGCGAGCTCGGAGAGTTCGTCGCGCGGTCCGGCCAGCGCGATGCGGTCGGTGAGGTTGGACAGCGACAGTCGCCGGGCGGTCGCGGTGATCTGATGCACCGGGCGCAGCAGCCGGCCCGCCAGCCACCAGCCGACCACGATCGACACGACTGTCAGGACGGCGATCGTGACGCCCGCGATGCTCCACTGGTAGCCGAGCACGGTGTCGGGCAGATAGCCGATGCCGCTGCTGTCGGAGGGCACAGATCCGCTGGTGGGCCCGGGCGTCGGGGCCGCTGTCGTCGAGGGGGCGGCGGCGCTCCCGATCAGGTTGAACCGCAGGTTGGTGAATCGTTTCTCCAGCTTGAGCTTCAGCAGCAGGTTGGTGATCGCCAGTACGGTGACCGAGGTGACCAGGAACAGCCCGCTGTAGACCGCGGTGAGCCGCACCCGCACGGTACGCCGCTTCACAGGTGGTATCCGACGCCGGCGACGGTGTGGATGCAGGCCGGTTCGCCGAGTTTGGCGCGCAGACGGCTGATGATGACCCGGACCACCGTCGTGAACGGGTCGGCGTGCTCGTCCCAGGCCGACTCCAGCAACGTCTCCGCGCTGACCAGCGCCCCATCGGCCCGCATCAGCACCTCCAGGACCGCGTACTCCTTGACCGACAGCGGCACGTGGCGGCCGTCGCGGAAGACCTGCCGGTGCGGGGTGTCCAGGACGATCCCCGCCCGCTGCAGGACCGGCGGGACGGGCGGCTGACTGCGGCGTCCCAGTGCCTTGACTCGCGCGACG
This genomic interval carries:
- a CDS encoding FAD-dependent oxidoreductase, which produces MTVMPGRAESYWMDSTTATGYPALSEDIQVDVAVIGAGIVGISTAWELARTGRSVALLEADRIVANTTGYTTGKLTSLHTLIYDRLSGDLGADAARHYATSQQDALGRVHEVVAELGIDCDLEIRPAYTYVTEDDGVEAVRAEAEAAADAGLPAQFVTTTALPFPIAGAVRVDGQAQFHPRKYLLRLAADLVAHGGMIFERTRVVGLAEDRDCRVTTETGHTVTARDVVVATHYPVFDRGQLMTRLVPHRELVVAGTIADSDDPAGMFITREDDTRSVRTAPFGDGRRLVIVTGEKFALGSSGVTERLWRLVGWTRRMFDVEEITYHWAAQDNVSTDGLPFVGPLRLGAEHTWVAGGFGGWGMSNGVMASRLLTALITGAAPPPWAGLYTPKRLNLLAEAPSFVKNTAFVAKEFVAGRLRSSHVDKPADVAPGQGAVLRVHGQRCAVYRDDDGAMHAVSATCTHLGCTVGFNDVERTWDCPCHGSRFDVDGAVLHGPANQPLEPRDLA
- a CDS encoding glucose 1-dehydrogenase, translating into MSEPQQQPPGLLTAMRTKPDHGEDSYRGSGRLVGKKAIITGGDSGIGRAVAIAFAREGADVLIAYLSEDEDARDTARLVEETGRRAVLVAGDLADRGQCEQVVATAVDAFGDIDVLVNNAAFQMTHETIEEITDEEWTRTFDINITAMFRLVKAAMPHMGAGGSIINTSSINSDMPRPTLLPYATTKGAIANFTAGLAQLLGDRGIRVNAVAPGPIWTPLIPSTMPPVQVEEFGKNSPLGRPGQPAEVAPAYVLLASDEASYMSGALIPVTGGKPIL
- a CDS encoding GPGG-motif small membrane protein yields the protein MEFILWLLAVILVVSGVVALVRRQFLWGIVLIVVGLLVGPGGVSIFT
- a CDS encoding molybdopterin oxidoreductase family protein gives rise to the protein MTDRISDIWGDRTPYAQGGEWPDRVDIHLLDGVRPDEVRWVQSACVLCSNGCGMDTGVRDGKIVGVRGRAVDRVNHGRLGPKGLFGWQANAAADRLTTPQIRRDGRLVDASWDEAMTLVADRSRQILAESGPLAMGFYTSGQLFLEDYYALAVLARGGIGTPHLDGNTRLCTATAGAALKESFGCDGDPGSLTDIDACDTLFAVGHNLAETQTVLWMRLLDRLHGPDRPKLVVVDPRRTKVAELADVHLAIRSGTNVALLNAIQHELIEHDWIDHEFVDSHTVEVDRLSKMVAAYPPEQAAQICGVDAADIRRAAEVIGSAERLVSTCLQGVYQSHQATAAACQVNNITLLRGMIGKPGCTVFQMNGQPTAENTRETGANGDLTAMRNWQNPAHIAELARLWGVPEQQIPSWGPPTHVMQILRYAEQGSLRFLWVTGTNPMVSLPDLARIGDILRRPELFLVVTDAFPTETTELADVVLPAALWGEKTGTFTNYDRTVHLSEQAVEPPGQARSDLAIFLDYAERLGLNRTDGSPLLPWRTPQEVFDAFAEATRGRLCDYTGLSYDKLRGGSGVQWPCDADHPDGTERLYTDHTFWSGVDVCEDYGHDLLTGATQERKDYAALHTEGRAIFKAADYVEPAEPVNDDYPLLFTTGRTAYHFHTRTKTARAPELQHAAPEAWVEISPADAAQLGVAEGDLVAVESRRGRMQARARVSGVREGVVFAPFHYGSRAGVGHAANAVTQPTWDPVSKQPLFKTAAVRLEKLADSGGVPAPAPLTTASAPVEVTA
- a CDS encoding cytochrome P450, yielding MSLGLSYLTLTRLRERAGSDAVRLPIPGFYAIGGPDAAEVFYNAARFDRQGVLPGPVKKTLFGENGIHGLDGRPHQARKGLFLAVNTPESVARLLELTGAAWHAALRHRRQLVLFDEAARVLTAAACGWAGAPIPAAGVDELARNLVAMVDGFATLGPRHVLARLARRRTELWAGHVIDDVRRGNLRPPSGSATAIIAADPTLDRATAAVELLNVVRPTVAVSWMIAYAAHALHTMPQWRRRLADGDPGDAGDFADEVRRMYPFTPFLAARVRTGFRWHDLDFPADATVLLDVYGIDHDPRVFPNPDVFDPDRYRQRPPGLFDLIPQGAGDRETGHRCPGEPVTRAIIEQTSTILARSTYQMPPQDLTINLRRIPARPASGVRITPVRPWPTSAPADRPAPSPSPPTSAHPAR
- a CDS encoding hemerythrin domain-containing protein encodes the protein MDGIVLLKEDHKAVKRLFREYERIHEDASPAQKRALVDKIIHELTTHAFIEETIFYPAARAEVPGNDEHVLESVEEHHVVAWLLAELAKLDPADETFDAKVTVLIENVEHHVEEEEQEWFPEVRKTLGRNRLSELGEQMSAAKAKAPADPLALMSAKA
- a CDS encoding STAS domain-containing protein gives rise to the protein MTQLTVHPYARGSDVRHVAMAGEVDISTCAQFATGITDAIRHPEVNHVVVDLDDVTFIDAQAVHALMRCRWAAARHGTTLTVANAHDIVERVLAVTGVMNGVTDPDASDDVADLDPDGA